The Aspergillus nidulans FGSC A4 chromosome VII nucleotide sequence ACCATGGCCATTCAATGATGACAGTTGTCTGTGCCTTTCCACATTCTGCACACCAGGTGTACGCGATGAGACCGTTGGCTGGCTTACGTTGCATGATACTGTGGCTTGGCCACGATCTCCAACACCTGAGGATCCCACTCCTGAAcggcttctctttcttcgttcTTCGTAAACCATGACCAAAGGACGATGCATGCCAGCAATGCGGGTTCCCGGGACCATAGAGCAGCTTTGAGATCGCAGGAGCTGGTACATAttggctggagagaaggTCCACCTTGACCTGCGAAGAATGGTCGTAGCACAAAGGCGCTTCAGCCCTTCAGATTTTGACCTCCAGGATCAAATGACATACACATCTGTATTTGAGCATGAGCGGTTATTGCCGGGATAGCCACAACAAGGCTCTACTGTGGCGTTTGCAACTTTCGCACCGTGTTCAAAGAAGTGAGTTCTAGTCCTCCTATCCGTCGCCATATCCTATTCCTTACCTGGCAGGCCTTGTGAGAAGAGCCAAGAAGCAAGGGCAAATTCTCGAAAAGCCCCATTATAGCTGTTAAAGTTTCCTGCTAACTCGGATCCACAACTTACCTGGGCAGATATACGGATGGTCCTGGCATAGATGCTAGGGCACTTCAATCTGGAGCTCGGTCCAGTTAGCAAATATTGatcagaaaggaagaaagagttTATGCTATGCCAGAACCCATATCTAAGATCACTGATGGATTGCATAACACAAACCTTTTGCCTCTGGATGCAACTCTTCGGAGTATTAGCGGATGGCAAGGGTTACAGTCATTACAATCAGTGCGAAGATAGAAAGTAAAATTGTGTTTCCGTTGTTGCTTAACCTGATCAGTGGTTGTCTTCAAGTCTGCAAGGATCAGCCCTTCGGCGGGGGGCCTCTACCGTCGTCTGTTATCACAGATTTCAAAGCCACTCTCCCAGAGCCAAGCGCTTCTATGATTTGACTGAACATCAACCCTTGAATTTACCCGTATCGACCTCGGGGCCCACATCGTCCAAGCAGTTACATGCTCATCTGAAGCGGATCAGCTAGGTTTTAGATACGGAGTTCTGTCCGAAATGTTAGGAGGACACAAGATCTTACGAGATTTGGGTGTCTACTGGACATTAGAACGCAGATTATTCTGGGCTAAAGGAATATATTCCGCTTGTAAATTTGGACGAGAAAGATTCTCTATGCTGCTGGTTGGAATATAATCTACTCCAATACTCCCCATTTATGAACGCATCAATGGAAGGCAGTTAGGCACAAACAACCAACAAATACAAACAATGAAAATAATAGAAATCGTGCAGTAAGTCTCAATGACAGATGCTAAGGCATGCATCTTTAGACATTGCTTGCTCTGTGGGATTCTTAGTCAGACGCCTGTAGAAGACTGTACAGGTGACAATAAATAACCCGAAGAAAAGGATCTGTATGACAAGACCAGCAATCACAATTTTCTCACTGTTGTGGATTGCTGCGAAAGTACCGCTGGTTGTCACACCGCCACCTATCTGTCTGATGTCAGGTATCTCTCATCTTTCACCACTAGAGGCGTTTTGCTCACCAGCAGCCTGAACTGTGAAAGACAACACATCACCACACCCAAAGGACTTTGTAAGCCACTTTCTTCTAATGATGCAAAGGTGTTCGGCATCTACTAATATCACAATGCGTCCCAGCATCATGTAGATTGAGGCTGCGAATAGTGCTGGGCCAATAAGAGCAAAAAGGTTTGTTGGAAGTACGGGCCCATCGACCAATTCGGGCTTTCTAAACTGGACAGGATACGACCTATATACTCAATCCACACAACTGTACTCTGTGTTAGAATTTGCAACAATCCGTCATGTTCGCAGCTGGGATCGTTAACACTCACAGAAGCCCCCAACCACAAACGGAATAAAAAACCAGGTCCGACGACGAGTCATTTGCTATAAATGGGCGAAATCTGTAAAGAGGAACAAGACAGTGAAGAGGACGGCGGCCCCCTCCCCGTCCGGGAAGGATAGTATTGATGGTATGCCCAGGTGAACCCTTTCCAGCAACGGTAAAACCGCTCTTGATATCGGTAACTGAACCGTGATCTTCGGGGTCTTCACAGTAGTATCAAGGGACGTTGCGCAGTCTTTCTGCCAAAGCAAGCGGGGTTTTGACCACCATCCCTTTAAGAGCCGTAGGAACACGGCTGCCCGGACTCTTAGCGGATCACCTGCCATCCGACTCAGAAGCGCTGTTCTGCTGTGATGTATCTGGGCCGTCTTCGTAGTTGCAGTCTTTGCGGAGCAGTTAGGGCCAGGGGTACTATTACTATGGGGCCGCTCGTTCGCTGACGGATCCTCAACAATTAGGTCACTTGTGAATCTCTGTGGGTGGGCTCTGGATAGCCGTACGGTTAGGAGGCAGCTCTTGCGACCTTCATAGTAATCATAAAGCTCTTGGGCAGGCTTGTAAAACGTCCCTAAGATAGAAGCGGAAAACTCGGTTGCAGCACGGCAGACGCTCCCCCTGTGATAGAATCCCACTGGCGGTTCTCAATCATAATTGTGGCCCTCGCATACCTAAAAGTGGACGCGCGATTCAGAAAAACGGAGTAAAACACAGGGGTATCCAGCTTGCTTCACGTACATAGTGAGACTCTTCTTGTCGATTAGCTTGTCTGCAGTCAATACTTGAACGGCAATTCCGAAACCCTAGTCTTGGTACCTTTCTTGGACAATGACCATACTGTGGGCCTGGACATAAATCACGCTCTAGACGCCTGAAGGGAAGACCCCGGCGGAACGACGAGGCTTCAGGCCTTCTCTTGTATCGCCGGTAATTTGCGCGGGTAACTCGGTGGACTCTTGCGGTGGTATGACAGGTCGTGGTGGATACGGACCAGTATACAGCCTGGAGAATCCTCGCATAGAGTTAGGGTCCCTGTTAATGCTCACGTCATGGGAATTTGCCTCCGGTCAGTACATGGTTCCTAATGAATACATGAGGGCTAACATGAACCGTACTCTCTATATTGATGCTGCCTTTGCCAGCGACTGCCGGTAGCAAcacagcttctgctggcGGTCCAATCGTCACCGGTCATGATGGCTTGGTACTTGTAGTAGCGCGTAATGGAAAAGGGGTTCAGGAGTCAAGGGTAATGCCTGGAGATTctttggccttcttggttTTCCTCGGGTCAGTCAATGGCAGGAGGTTgcacacacacacacaaGATCAGATCTTGCGAGGTCGGTAAGCTGGAAAATTCCCTCCCACTCGACGGAGCGTGTTTAATAAACTTATTGGTGGAGGCAAATACGCCATGGTTTCTAATTTTCTATAGTTCTTAGGGTCAAGTGGATCAGGTGCGGCTATACGAACACGAGTGGAGATCTTGGACGTCTATACGAAACCGAACTCGCCCATTAATTCGAGGGACAATTCTTGATTGACTCAAGGTCGGGTTTTTGAAGATATTCTTGGTAAAGAAAATGCCCTGTACTTGAATGATGACGACTCTGGACCCCTCAGTACTCTGATACGACGTTAATTATCGAAGCCGTAAGTTCCAAGATTTCCTCTCTATATGGCGTCCTTGCGACTTCGAAGCTGTGGTAACAGCCACAGTTGCATTGTTCCTGTACATCATGTACAAAGTTAAGAAAAGACAGTAAGATGGTGGTGCTTAAATCGATTTTATGGCGCGGAAGCGGCGCCCCTTGATAGGAGACCAATGGGACGGAGTTTGTGTAAGGATGGTTTGCTGCGGCTGTCCTGGGGCAGTGCCCTGCGGTATCAAAGGTTCCATCTTTGAATTTAGCAGCAGAATATACATCAGCTGGACTACTCAGACTTAACCAGCCCTGCGGCGACCTGTTCGGACGTTCATCTTGAAGATCTTTCCTAGGCCTCCGAGGGTGTGTCCATAGCGGGTGACGTTATTAATATTTACATGAATCCTCTGAGTGAAAGAGCAGACGAATACAGATGACTATAGTCTTATGTACTGGTAGCGTTCCTGATGGAATAGACTGAAAATGGGTCTTGGTATCAATCTCGTACGGCTAGTCTGAAACCACTACTCCATATATCTTGTTTCTCGGTGGCCTCTGTGCTTCACATGTACAGACTTCACCGATTCCTGCAGTTCATCATCAGAAGCTTGCTGTCATATAAATAGCCAAAGGGGGATTCGAAGTTCTCAGTACAGTGGCGAGCATATTTCTTTGTTGGTTCTTCCAGGAACCTTCCGCTCCTTTTGCTTCAAAGTTACCCTTTTTGTCCCTCGTTATTGTGGTTTTCAACAATTTGCTAATAGTGAGGCTCATTATACGCCTAAAAGGATGTCAGCTTCAaatggtgttgaagaggccgtTTTTGCCTTCTATCGCTATGATCCCAACATGGCGGCCGCCGTGCTTTTCACACTCCTTTTCATCGGCACAACTGGGTATCATATTTTTCAGATGTTCAAGTCTCGCACGTGGTTTTTCGTTCCCTTTGTCATTGGGGGCATATGTTTGTGCACTTTCGACGTCCTTTGGCCGGAAACAATGCTAATCTGCTAAGTCGAAATTATTGGATATATCGGACGAGCCATGTCCAGCAAACAGACTCCCCACTGGACTCTTGGACCATATATCGTACAGACActctttcttttgttggctCCAGCCCTCTTAGCGGCATCGGTATACATGTTCCTTGGTCGCATTATCCTGATATTACAAGCGGAATCACATGCCTTACTGAGGAGGAAGTGGTTGACGAAAATTTTTGTTACGGGCGATGTGCTTTCATTCCTACTGCAAGGAGCCGGTAAGAATCACATATCACGAGCTCAAATCATGTGTCAGCATGTTAATTTGATCTAGGTGGTGGCATTCAGAGCAGTGGAAATCTAGAAAACATGAAGACCGGCGAGCACATCATAGTCGTCGGCCTCTTTGTTCAAATCTTTTTCTTCgggttcttcatcatcacagCAAGCCACTTTCACTGGAAGATCAAGAAATACCCAATCCCACGTTCCTGTACTCCGGACATCCCCTGGAGCAAACATCTGCATGTTCTATATTTGGCGAGTTTCCTGATCATGGTTCGCTCCATATTCCGACTGGCTGAATACCTTCAAGGAAACAACGGATACCTCTTGCATCATGAGATCTTCTTGTATGTCTTTGATGCTCTACTAATGTTTATCACGATGGTCGTCTTTAATATTGTGCATCCTCAGGAGGTCGGGCGGCTTCTGAGACGTCCCTCTGATTATGAATTGACTCGCGTGCCAGATGCACATGCTACCAAGCCATACGAAGGGTCAGTGGCGTCCGGGTGGCCTGTCCCATTTTGTTCATCGGCTTAACGAACTGATCAAAGGATTCAAGTTGACGCTTTGCACTACCTTGCACTTGTAGGTCTGTTGGCTTTTTCGTGCTTTCCTTTTACGTTTGTCCATCTTTCgtgcctttcctttcctccttgccGCCAAGGAGTAAATAGCCTCTTACCAAGATACAATTACCTTCACATATAGTCCGAGCTGAGCTATGTAGTTGAGAATGCTTACATTTCATGCCTATTCAGTTCTGGCACAGTAGGCAGATTATACTGTACCTGTGTCATACGTACAAGCTATACCCAACGTCCACGGGCGTCCAACCTGGAAAATAAGATCAGGCGCTAGGCAGTCCATTGTCATTCACGGGAAGAACTCAAATAATTATTGGATTCTGCAGAACTTGCACAATCTCTGCCAACATCTTGCCATCCAGAGGACATTCTTAAATTCGTTCTAGAGTCAGTCCCATTATGTGGAAGCTTGCATACGGGTGTGCGTCCTATGAAGTGGCAGCACAATCCTCGAACATATGGGATAAATAGCAGAGGTATACTCTAACTCTATTAACCCTGGTACGTTCAGGCCATGTAGAGAGAAGGACCGTTTAATATCCGCCGCTTTTCCAAAGCATTGTCTAGCAACATTGCTACCATTGTTCAGAAGCTATCTGGGCTTGGATATCGCTACATATGCCACTTACTatcctttgctttctttaTCACTCAATCAAAGATCTGG carries:
- a CDS encoding RTA1 domain-containing protein (transcript_id=CADANIAT00009055): MAAAVLFTLLFIGTTGYHIFQMFKSRTWFFVPFVIGGISLLAASVYMFLGRIILILQAESHALLRRKWLTKIFVTGDVLSFLLQGAGGGIQSSGNLENMKTGEHIIVVGLFVQIFFFGFFIITASHFHWKIKKYPIPRSCTPDIPWSKHLHVLYLASFLIMVRSIFRLAEYLQGNNGYLLHHEIFLCTCYQAIRRVCWLFRAFLLRLSIFRAFPFLLAAKE